The segment TGGCAATCAACAGTACTGTTCTAGCTGAAATGGAAATCCCACAATCCTACATCGATACTCTTCCAAAGGTCAGTCCTTAATCGTAAAGTTTACGCTCCGAGAGCGTATTGAAACGAACATAGTTAGCCGATACAAATGGTTTCTAACTTGTTTCCATGTACAGAGTGGAAAGGCAAGTATAGGCGACACGATATATCGCTACATGTATAGTGCAGACAAATTCTCACCCGAACATTTGCTCGATTGCTTGCAAATAGGATCCGAACACGATGCGCTTGAACTTGCAGACCGGATTGAGGCTTCGATGTATACATGGAGAAGGAAAGCATGTCTAACCTACTCAAAGTCTTCATGGGAATTAGTAAAGGATCTAATCGCTGAAACCGGCAAGGGTGACAAGAACACTATTTTAGCGGAAAGAGCCGAGACCTTACTTTTGTCTTTGAAACAAAGGTTCCCTGAACTTTCTCAAACGACGCTAGACACTAGCAAGATTCAATACAATATGGTAAGTTAACTTCATAGAACTCGCTCAACTTTTTTCTCGTAAGTCATCAAGTTTAAGGACTTTATGAACGGCTTTTTAAGTTCAAGACCTATTCCGTTCGGAAAAATTaacgggttttttttttatgttgtaGGACGTGGGACAAGCAGTATTGGAGAGTTACTCGAGAGTGTTGGAAGGATTGACATTCAACATTGTAGCTTGGATTGAAGACGTTCTTTTTGCCGATAGGTCCCTAAGAAGCCAAGAGTAGAATCCTTAgaattgacttttttttttcttgtttttttaacttttaccGTATAGAGATGAAAGtgaataagattttttttttcggaccgataacaatttttacataaataaaaaattaagaaataaaaacatgtaTCTGATTTACGTGATTGACtcgtaaaaaaaatactaattttacTCGAGCTATAGAAACGATTTGGATTCCGTAGCTAACCGTAAAAAAAGCTCGACTGATGATTATTTAGACATATTTAGATACAAATGtattttataagataaatTGACCATTTATGTGCACCTCATATATTATCTacgaaatttttaattttttttaaatgttatttttaaacctgatacaaatttgtattttttattattattattattatttatattattgaaattatttaaagagttatttttaagttaattatgaatttattttaaaattttaagaataatattaattttttcatttagaaattctaatattatttttaaataaattgaaatgttagtatttttattattttagtttttaaaataatttattatttaatatttaaaattgaattgcTATAGTTGTAATTTAATCCTTATCGACTATCTCTCCCAATCTCTCTCGCGCCCTCGCCCTCTCCGACGCCGCCTGAATCCTCAGCCTCCGGCGGCGCTACTCTTCTTCGTTAAGCGCGCACTTTCCTTGCCGAACCAAAACCTTCAACGGCTATTGACCCAGCGGAAAGGTGGCCAACACCAACGAACACTCCGCGGCCCGCAGAAACCCTTAGAGACTTGCCAGTGGTAAAATCTATCAAGTCATTTAGGGTATATTACATCGATTCAGTTTATAATTCGGCTAATTTAGTTCTGAAAACTCGTATTTCTGTTTATGAATTTCGGATCAGTAAGAATTCTAGCGCCCTAAAAATTCGTAACTGGCCCTTACTTGAGTTATCGTcgttgtttgtttgattgctCTATGATTCGTAAATGTGGATGTGATAAAATAGCTTTTATTTAGGGTTGACATGCTTTTGTCGAAGTGTGTATTTTGGATTCTTGATATCGAGAATAGAAAAGGTGGGGGCGTTTCATGAAGTGACGGTCGTTCAGTCTAACAATCTGCAGAAATCGTTACTATTTCATCGTGGATCGTCGCTCGAGTGTTTGCAGTATTGATGTCTTGAATTTGCAGTAGCAAACCCAATGAGCAGCAACGTGGAGAGGACGCAGAAATCTAGACCTCCCGAAATTATTAAGTTGAATGATGCAGCGAAATTGGTAATCAGTTTATGTTTCTTTAGTCACTTCATCAtggttttgaatttgttctctttcccgttcttcttctttgctgTTGGGTTATGTACTATACATGTTTCTGCTAGGATTGTTATGCACATTGATTTACATTTGCCCCAATGTGGCTTGCTCAATATGTTGTTAGGTTTTTGTTAGAGTATACATATAACTAAATTACCCCGGGATGGTTATGTGAGATCCcgtattggttggggaggagaacgatcattctttataagggtgtagaaacctctccctagtagacgcctTTCAAAACCCTTAGTGGaagcttggaagggaaaatccaaagaggacaatatcttctagaagtggacttgggttgttacaaatgatactgggcgatgtgccagtgaggaggctgagccccaaaggggggtggacacgaggagGTGTGTCTGCAAGaatgctggccccaaaggggggtggattgtgagatcccacatcggttggggagaacgaaacactctttataagggtgtggaaacctctccctagcagatacgttttaaaaccttgaggggaagcccagaagggaaagtccaaagaggacaatatctgctagtggtgagcttggactgttacaggTTAAGTGCTTGTTTAACTTGGTATCAGAGTGGTGGACTTTTGTAATGTCATTGACTCTCCAATTAGTATTGATTTTTACTTGTTGGactttctataaatttttaagtttacaattgtggagagCGTTAAAGAATAGATATAAGTAAACTTAGCGTAAGCTTTTGTGTTTAATGGTGATTTAAcgtttttctgttctttcttcCCACTTTTTCTTTGATTGGGTAGCTttcaaccttttcttttagtttttttgaTAAAACGTAAATTCCATAGACCGGGCGGGATAGCCTTTCATGGAGTAAACTGGAATTTAGCCCTCAAAACTAATTGTGTTGCAGCATGAATAAAGGTTAGTGATTAAAGGGTCTCAGATTTGAGGTCTATTTTGAAGTGAAATACCGAGTCTTTCCATGAAGAGTTAGAACTTGTATTCTctaggaaagaagaaaattatatgGAAATGTAACTTACAAGGATTGGATATgaaattcattcaaaagaaaaaggaaatccTTGAACTTGTCTTAAATTCAATAAGTACATTTCTTCTCAGGAAATATTTGATCAGTTTGTGGGTATGAATCCTCAATGAGGGCAATTCTCCTGCTTCCTACCTTATAATGGCATAATCGTTCTTAACGGATATATGTCGAGGCGTGTGTCTGCTAACAGTTCTTGCTTCCCTCGTTCTGTTTTGAAACTAATATACAGTTTTGTCAATattgggaagaaaagaaaatgttggaGATGATGTAGAGATGGGAAGGGTTAAGATGTTCttgtaaaggtgtggaaatctcttcctagcatatgcgttttaaaatcatgaggctgaaggcgatacgtaacgggtcaaagtgaacaatatttgctagcggtgggcttgagtggttacaaatggtatgagagtcagacactgggtggtgtgccagtgaggacgctgggctcctaagggggtggattgtgagatcccacatcggttgaagaggggaacgaagcattccttgtaagggtgtggaaacttctccctagcagacgtgttttaagaccatgaggctgacggtgatatgtaacgggccaaaatatataatatttacttgcggtgggcttgggtggTATTTTTTGCATCAGAGTGTTGTGCATAAAATTTGTCTAGATATTTAACCAACCGAATATCCATCTTATGTGCAGGCAGCGCAGTTGATGAGCAAGATGACTAAAACCGAGTGGAAAGAAACTGCGAATGATAATGAATCAACTATGTTCGAACCCGGGAATCGACCTCCTAGGTCAGTATATAAACAAGTATCTGGATCTTGCTACTCACACTAAGCTTTTTAACTCTGGATCTGTTTCTCCAGACTTGGACTTGGAGCCAAAATAACACACAATATTAGAAATGGACCGTCCAATGACCCACTTGATAGAAAACTATATGCCAAGTTGGATGCTGTGAAAAAGCAAGCTGCTAGAAAGGTGTCGGAGGATACTCCCGTACTTAACAAtgaagacgacgacgacgatgacAACGACAAAGAGAGTAGAACTGCCATTTTCGATAAGAAGCGAGTGACAACTCGAGTATCTATGATTCCTTTACCGGCGAAGAAAAAACGAAGGTAACTACTTTTGTAGGTAGGGAATATTGTGTAACTAAAGAAATGAACATCTTACTAGGGTCTCAAGCAAGAGGTTACTAATTTTTGTAAGATTCAACCTTGAATGAAACTTTTGTTATGATAAATCTTAGTTATGgatgtctttttctttttcctcttgaaatttcaaatgatGACGTTGCAGATTGACGTTGATATCGAggttgtaattttattttgttcgtATATACGTATGTATGATCGAATCTATTAGTCTAATTGATGTGTCGGACCAATTTGACATCATTTGACCATGTTACATTcatgttaattaatttcacGAAATAGTTATTTGACTTTGATCGTTATAGAGTTTGAACTCATCCTAGGACGAaacttttttttgaaattttattgggatttaaataaattaattaagaactTTGTAAGAAATTTATTggcctaaaaaaaaatttaaaagtaaattaatagtaatgatattttttatacgTTATACACtggaaaaatcttttggagcaactcaaaattttgaatttgttgagTTGTTGACTCGAACCACTTAAATAGAGCTCAACTCGAGTAACCCAACTCGAGTTGTGTTGATGGCTTGTAAC is part of the Cucurbita pepo subsp. pepo cultivar mu-cu-16 chromosome LG12, ASM280686v2, whole genome shotgun sequence genome and harbors:
- the LOC111807690 gene encoding uncharacterized protein LOC111807690, coding for MSSNVERTQKSRPPEIIKLNDAAKLAAQLMSKMTKTEWKETANDNESTMFEPGNRPPRLGLGAKITHNIRNGPSNDPLDRKLYAKLDAVKKQAARKVSEDTPVLNNEDDDDDDNDKESRTAIFDKKRVTTRVSMIPLPAKKKRR